ATCGTGACGAAAAATTGCCCATCGAGATTGCAAGATACCAAAACACCTCTCTACATCTTTGCGATATGCTTCTTGTTTCTTAGCAAATAATTTATGTGCTTGAGTGGCAGGATTTGATATGGTTTTTACAAATGTTGAATACCTAGGATAAATCCCATCAGCAAGATAATAAGCATTATTGTATCTTTTGCCATTGACGTGTAACGCCACCGTTGGGCTATCTCCTGCGATAACTTTATCAAATACGGGAGATTGATCTAGAACGTTGATATCATTTTGAGCTCCAGGTACACCGAAAAAAGCGTGCCACACCCAAGTGTCATAAGAAGCAATGGCCTCTAAAATGATAGTCGGACGTCCTTTTCGACCACTATAAGCTCCACCCCACCCACTTGGACAGTTCTTCCATTCCCAGTGCATACAATTGATACTCCCAATCATACCTGGAAATCCTTTTTGTTCGCCTCTTGCTAGAAGCCTTTTTAAATCTGCGGGTGTTGGAGCACGAAAGTACTCTTTACCAAAGATTCCTTCCACTTGCTCACAAAAAATTTTCATGCACTCAAGTGTAGTTGATTCTCCCATTATACATATTTCGGCACATTGATCAGCTGTTGCACCTTAAGCTAGCATTCGTAATGCAGAGGTCATTTTTTGTTGGGGTAGCAACCCCAATAATTCAACCGCATCTGTTTTTTGATGCCAGTAGGATTCTTGAGTGCAAAGAGCTGTCATGATGCGATTGAAAATATGAGGGCACATTCTATACCTTCGACGGAAGTCGTCTTCCCTGAAAATTGGACGATCAACGAAGTAATCTTCCATGAGATTTTTTCCCCTCGAGAGCCTTTGTCTTTGATGATTGGGAGATTTGACACGCCGTGAGCCACGTCCTTGTGGTTCATCTGAAGTGTCGATGAAGTCAATTGCCGCTTCGGTGACCATGGTATTCATGATTTCAGACTTTCTTGACTGTGTTGTTGCCTCTGACTCAACAATCTTTTCAATGCATTCATTTCGACaacaaaatataataattttgaGATACTAAACTGAGGAGATCATGATATTATTTATGGATAATTTTTTTATCTACAAATTTAGATCAAGACACGTGTCATTAcatgattcaaagaaaatcttatcaaaaatttaaatttatccaCAATCTTATCAAAAATCTAAAATTATATAACAAACTATTATTGGATATTATTTGTGGGACCATTAAATAATGGAGATGAACTTAAATTTATGATATAAATTTAAGTTATTTATTTGATGAATAGTAATCGATGAATTGATGGAGTTTCACGGGTGCATAAAAATCAACAAAAATAGTTGATTCACCGTGAATAGTAATCAACTTCATCAATTGAATCCATGAATTGATGAATCAATGGACTTTGTGGATGCATATGCTCTAAGAACAGCCATCTGATGAGAGAGTCTACTACTTCACCAGATTGCATatgcaaaaaaataaaaatagaaacAAGGTCATCAGTCTAACGGTGTCTCCCTTGCTCCCCTCTATGGGATGTTAAGGGTTCGAACCTTTTCAAAGAAAAAGGTGGGCATGTGAGTGTGTTTTACTAGTAAAAAACCGTCAACTTATTGAACTCGAGTGAAGTGAACTCTGATAAGCACATCTACTTCTTCAATGATAAAATTAAcctttataaaattttaaaaatggaAATAGACAACATGCAACACAGAAACAATATTAGGAAAAGCTGTTACCAAAATGGTGTATCGGCCTATCAAAGTTTCATGTTTAAAGTTTTTAAGTAACAAAACCTGATGAAGGAAGGGGGATAACGGGGAGAGAACAGAGAAAGAGGGAGGCTGAAAATACCAATAGTCCAATACTATGGTAAACTTAATCCaacaatttatttaaaaatatttatttgttGATTAATTAAACAGGtatattcttttaaaattattgtaGAATTAAGTAATTAAACCATTATGTATATTGTACTCTTGCGTACCTCAAAATCCTTCACTCCTATTCAATTTATGAACCATTCACGCCAACTGTAATATGAAATAATACATGGAAGGTGAAATGTTAATAGCCCAAGAAAACCCAGTAATGTCCATATCTGAACTATAAATTCTATCCAGCTGTAACTTCGAAAAAAAACATAAATAGTGTGTTGTTATTTGGTACTTTACTTGTCCGCCTGTCACTTTTCTTTGTATTGCATACACAGataacaatcatgtctgatcataaTCAACAAACGCAAAAAAATTGATAACAGTAACATATACCTAGGCAAAATGAAATCATATATTACCGCACAAGTCCACCTCATTATTCACTCTGACAAAATCACGAGAGAGGCCAAGAATATTCACCGCCACCGCCACCGCCACCGCCACCAAAAGAGAAAGAAACATTAACCAAAAACTAGAAGATACTTAAGATCATGCACCATATTAAAGAATACCTTGTTTGATGTATGTATACCTGTCGTTCATGCCAAAGCACAGACCTCTACCAGGAACATTGTCCAACCTATGACGAGAGTTTCTA
The sequence above is drawn from the Apium graveolens cultivar Ventura chromosome 2, ASM990537v1, whole genome shotgun sequence genome and encodes:
- the LOC141708731 gene encoding uncharacterized protein LOC141708731 translates to MGESTTLECMKIFCEQVEGIFGKEYFRAPTPADLKRLLARGEQKGFPGMIGSINCMHWEWKNCPSGWGGAYSGRKGRPTIILEAIASYDTWVWHAFFGVPGAQNDINVLDQSPVFDKVIAGDSPTVALHVNGKRYNNAYYLADGIYPRYSTFVKTISNPATQAHKLFAKKQEAYRKDVERCFGILQSRWAIFRHDARMHKRSTLKSIMMTCIILHNMIVEDEFVEDEFVESVEENLMIPLASRVYEGPVDCNGVRISFAPVQRDGRNQQAFWDRIENLKSAYAYNASK